TCATCTACAAAACCAACGGTCTGACGGGCAAGGCGAGGGACAACCATTGTTCCTACCCCTACTACAGTTCTTCTTCCTTCACTTTACTTCCCCTGAAGTGATTAAAGAGGGATGATTCAGAACTTGCGTTCTTGAGGGCACTGATTGCTGTGCACATCCTACAGTGGATGCTCTGCTCGCGTCTTGCCACGCAGGTAATAAGCTGGCACAGCCTGCAGCACATCCATGAGGCTATCAGGATTTGAAAGAAGCGGGCAATAAGTTTGAAAAGCCCAAGCACAGTCTTTAAAGGTGGTTATGCTGACCTCTAAACAATGCCAAATGAAAGTCAAGCAGGCCCAGCAAGAAACAAAAAGGTTGCTGTAACATTGCTGAGTAACAGCAGGCTGAATTGAGTCGCAGTCCAACTTGAGATAACTTACGTCCTGCTGCTAGAAAGCTTTGTCACAGATTATCTCGATACCACTACCTGCATTTTTTGAAGCATCAAAAGTGTTAATTCAGCTGGAGTGTTAAACAATGTTTATCGAGAGTCAGCAACCTAGATGTCACGGTCTATCAATTGATGTTGAAGAGTGGTTTCATATTCTTGAATGTGGACAAACTCAACCTGTCACTTGCTGGAGCAAGCTAGATAGTCGAGTAAATCGTAATACAGAGCATGTTTTAAATATTCTCGATAGATATGGGGTGCACGCCACTTTTTTTGTATTGGGTTGGGTTGCGAAGCAACACCCTACTGTTATTCAACAAATTTGTGAGCGAGGACATCAACTTGGCTCACATGGATATACACATGTCATGGTTTCCCACATGAAGCCAGATGAATTTGCTAAAGACCTTGATATGTCACTAACTGCAATTTCTCAAGCAGCCAATAAAGATGTTTTGGCTTATCGTGCTCCAGGCTTCTCTATTACTAACGCTCACTTATGGGCATTTGAAATCTTGGCTTCGCAAGGCATTAAAATCGATTCTTCTCTGTTTATGGGCTCTCATGCTCATGGAGGAATTTCATTAGACCGAGATAGCCCTTTCGAGATTGTTTTACCCAGCGGAAAGAGGCTGATAGAAGTTCCCATTGTATCTTTGTCTATTCTCAAGAAGCAAATTCCATTTTCAGGAGGCGGATATCTTCGTTTATTGCCAACTCCTGTAGTAAAAAAAATGTTTAAGTTGGCAGAAGGAAGAGGCTCAACTCTTACAGTATATGTGCATCCTCGTGATTTTGATTTATATCAGCCGAGGATGAAACTCTCGCCGACTAGATACTTCAAATACTATGTTGGACTGAATGGCTTCTCAAAGAAGTTCGAAGAATTGCTAGCATCATTTAAATTTGATTCTCTTGAAAACGTTACAAAAAACATTAGGTTTAGCGAGACCTTTTCTCTAGAAACACCTTTTGAAGATAAGCAGTCGATCTCCTGAGAAAGCATCTTGTTTAGGAATGAAGGAAGCTTCAAATAATGAATATTGCCAACCTTAGAATTGCTGTTGTTCACGATTGGCTAGTTATTTCTGGTGGTGCTGAGAAAGTATTAGAGCAGATCCTCTTATGTTTTCCTCAAGCACATGTTTATTCCATTGTCGATTTCTTGCCCGAGAACCAGAGAAAGTTTTTGGGAAATGCTTCTGTTACCTCCTCATTCATACAAAGTCTGCCCCTATCTAAGCGCTATTATTGGTACTATCTGCCGTTGATGCCGCTAGCAATTGAACAATTTGACCTTTCAGACTATGACATTGTAATTTCGAGTAGCCATGCTGTTGCTAAGGGTGTAATTACTCACCCACATCAGCTGCATATTAGCTATATTCATTCACCAGTTCGATTTGCTTGGGATTTGCAGAACTACTATCTAAACGTTTTCGGTTATCAACGTGGCATCAAAAGCTTGCTAGCCCGGACACTATTTCATTATCTGCGCCTTTGGGATAGTCGAACCGCAAATGGCATTGATTTAATTATTGCCAACTCTCGGTTTATTGCTCGTCGAATTAAAAAGACCTATGGGTGCGAATCAACAATAATTTATCCCCCTGTTGACGTTGAAAGATTTAGCTTAAGTAATTCCAAGCAAGATTTTTACTTAACAGCTTCTTTCATGAATCCCTTCAAAAAGATTGACCTAATTGTGGAAGCTTTTGCTGAGCTACCAAACCAAAAACTAATTGTCATTGGAGATGGTCCTGAGTTTAAAAGGATTCAGGCTAAGGCGACATCTAATGTAGAGCTTGTAGGCTATCAGGAAACTGACACGTTAAAGTCCTATATGCAACAAGCAAGAGCGTTTATATTTGCTGCTCCAGAAGACTTTGGAATTATTATGGCGGAAGCCCAG
The nucleotide sequence above comes from Pseudanabaena sp. FACHB-2040. Encoded proteins:
- a CDS encoding glycosyltransferase family 4 protein, with translation MNIANLRIAVVHDWLVISGGAEKVLEQILLCFPQAHVYSIVDFLPENQRKFLGNASVTSSFIQSLPLSKRYYWYYLPLMPLAIEQFDLSDYDIVISSSHAVAKGVITHPHQLHISYIHSPVRFAWDLQNYYLNVFGYQRGIKSLLARTLFHYLRLWDSRTANGIDLIIANSRFIARRIKKTYGCESTIIYPPVDVERFSLSNSKQDFYLTASFMNPFKKIDLIVEAFAELPNQKLIVIGDGPEFKRIQAKATSNVELVGYQETDTLKSYMQQARAFIFAAPEDFGIIMAEAQACGTPVIAYGRGGATEIIQGLDQEHPTGVFFPKQNIPSLIQAIEQFEQSRDLISPETCRQNALRFAPNFFQESFRSIVDAEWLKFCHN
- a CDS encoding polysaccharide deacetylase family protein; the encoded protein is MFIESQQPRCHGLSIDVEEWFHILECGQTQPVTCWSKLDSRVNRNTEHVLNILDRYGVHATFFVLGWVAKQHPTVIQQICERGHQLGSHGYTHVMVSHMKPDEFAKDLDMSLTAISQAANKDVLAYRAPGFSITNAHLWAFEILASQGIKIDSSLFMGSHAHGGISLDRDSPFEIVLPSGKRLIEVPIVSLSILKKQIPFSGGGYLRLLPTPVVKKMFKLAEGRGSTLTVYVHPRDFDLYQPRMKLSPTRYFKYYVGLNGFSKKFEELLASFKFDSLENVTKNIRFSETFSLETPFEDKQSIS